The DNA segment ATTAATTGTTTCAAGAAAAAAGGATGTTTTCTATTTATTAACCCGAATTATTACTCGCTTCGCTGAGCCCTGCGGGGCTCAGCTGACTAATTATTTATAAAATTTTTTAAGATGAAAAAATATGAATGTACAGTTTGTGGTTATATATATGACCCGGAAAAAGGAAATCCTGATAGTGGTATAAAACCTGGAACTCAATTCGAAGATATTCCTGATGACTGGGTATGTCCACTTTGCGGAGTAGGAAAAGATGACTTTGAATTTGTTGATGAATAAAATTGTAAAATTTTTTCTCAGCCTTTGAAAA comes from the Bacteroidales bacterium genome and includes:
- a CDS encoding rubredoxin, which produces MKKYECTVCGYIYDPEKGNPDSGIKPGTQFEDIPDDWVCPLCGVGKDDFEFVDE